Proteins found in one Brachypodium distachyon strain Bd21 chromosome 5, Brachypodium_distachyon_v3.0, whole genome shotgun sequence genomic segment:
- the LOC100827538 gene encoding plant UBX domain-containing protein 4 — protein MSSSNAGKKPASGGRGGPTIRTLADINRGSSGFPGAGGSGSDSDEPQEYYTGGEKSGMLVQDPTKRNNVDSIFEQAREMGGQQVPPLPFEGQSSSSRSFVGTGRLLSGETTPSVPQPPEDVLHNIHFWNNGFTIDDGPLRGYDDPENADFIESIKKSQCPQELEPADRRTSVHVNVIKRYGDYEEPARPRSFFQGVGRTLGGGSSADDTPAPAPVTQEPQSAPRSIGFVVDDSQPFASITIRLADGTRMVARFNLHHTVGDIRSFIDASRPGAARPYQLQTGFPPKQLTDPTQTVGQAGLANSVIMQKM, from the exons ATGAGCTCCTCCAACGCCGGGAAGAAGCCGGCGTCCGGCGGGCGCGGGGGTCCCACCATCCGAACCCTCGCCGACATCAACCGCGGCTCCTCCGGATTCCCAGGCgcaggcggcagcggcagcgactCCGACGAGCCCCAGGAGTACTACACGGGCGGCGAGAAGAG TGGGATGCTTGTTCAAGAtccaacaaaaagaaataatGTAGACTCAATCTTTGAACAAGCTAGAGAGATGGGTGGTCAGCAAGTTCCACCACTTCCTTTTGAGGGCCAATCTTCGAGCTCAAGAAGCTTTGTGGGAACTGGTCGGCTGCTTTCAGGGGAGACAACACCATCTGTTCCTCAACCACCAGAGGATGTACTTCACAACATACATTTCTGGAACAATGGATTCACTATAGATGATGGTCCACTAAGAGGCTATGATGACCCTGAAAATGCAGATTTCATCGAG AGCATCAAGAAGTCCCAGTGCCCCCAAGAGCTGGAGCCTGCTGATCGAAGGACATCTGTTCATGTTAACGTTATAAAGCGATATGGAGATTACGAG GAACCTGCAAGGCCTCGCTCATTTTTCCAGGGTGTTGGGAGAACCCTCGGTGGTGGATCTTCAGCAGATGACACTCCAGCACCAGCTCCTGTCACTCAAGAGCCTCAGAGTGCTCCCCGGTCAATTGGTTTCGTTGTGGATGACTCACAGCCGTTTGCATCCATAACAATAAGGTTGGCGGACGGCACTCGCATGGTGGCTCGGTTTAACCTTCACCACACCGTGGGTGACATCAGGTCTTTCATCGATGCATCCCGGCCAGGAGCTGCGCGGCCATATCAGTTGCAGACTGGCTTCCCACCCAAGCAGCTGACTGATCCAACACAGACTGTTGGGCAAGCTGGTCTTGCAAACTCCGTTATCATGCAGAAGATGTAG
- the LOC100824659 gene encoding uncharacterized protein LOC100824659, whose protein sequence is MIPPLSNLRPRFLAATLKLLSTHLRYLSTTPSPTPATRSPTTPVDVLWDLAASRPPSKLALYDAAVRLHLAASSFGRLRLSAAFLHPSHRLPAPDPSADATHLCRVCGRRFRARDTLLHHFDTIHTREHAKRLERIDSSRGDRRVRLAASLSLKLSKYTKAARELTAAANPGSPADDLRRAGVRAQLSRTPSASLLERAQEVLDQRSVGCLILVSAHEELAPLLRLARQKGVRSVVVGGESGLARWADVGFSWAEVVAGKARKAAPSMSGKWRDRDVLKKLEWRYEEEDEEEDVVFEEDGDGDGSEKLARSAKGKPWWKLESDGEDSCTGG, encoded by the coding sequence ATGATCCCGCCGCTCTCCAACCTCCGGCCACGCTTTCTCGCCGCAACCCTCAAACTCCTCTCGACACACTTGCGCTACCTCTCCACTACCCCAAGTCCCACACCGGCAACCCGCTCCCCTACAACCCCCGTGGACGTCCTCTGGgacctcgccgcctcccgcccccCCTCGAAGCTCGCCCTCTacgacgccgccgtccgcctccacctcgccgcctcctcctttgGACGCCTCCGTCtctccgccgccttcctccacccttcccaccgcctccccgcccCCGACCCGTCCGCCGATGCCACCCACCTCTGCCGCGTCTGCGGCCGCcgtttccgcgcccgcgatACCCTGCTGCACCACTTCGACACCATCCACACCCGCGAGCACGCCAAGCGCCTCGAGCGCATCGACTCCTCCCGCGGCGACCGCCGCGTGCGCCTCGCCGCGTCCCTCTCCCTCAAGCTCTCCAAGTACACCAAGGCCGCCCGCGAGCTCACCGCCGCGGCGAACCCCGGCTCCCCCGCCGACGACCTCCGTCGAGCCGGAGTCCGTGCCCAGCTCTCCCGGACCCCGTCCGCGTCCCTCCTGGAGCGCGCCCAGGAGGTGCTCGACCAAAGGTCCGTGGGGTGCCTGATCCTGGTCTCGGCGCACGAGGAGCTCGCCCCTCTGCTGCGGCTAGCTAGGCAGAAGGGCGTGCGGTCTGTGGTGGTTGGTGGGGAGTCTGGGCTGGCAAGGTGGGCCGACGTGGGGTTCAGCTGGGCTGAGGTGGTCGCCGGGAAAGCCAGGAAGGCAGCACCGTCCATGTCCGGGAAATGGCGGGACAGGGACGTGCTTAAGAAGTTGGAGTGGAGGTATgaagaggaggacgaggaggaagatgtgGTGTTTGAGGAGGATGGTGACGGCGATGGGTCAGAGAAGTTGGCCAGAAGTGCGAAGGGGAAACCATGGTGGAAGCTGGAGTCGGATGGCGAGGACTCGTGCACTGGCGGTTGA